The genomic window GGCAAGAGCGGCGTCTGCCGCTCGAGAGCCCGCTGCCGAATGAGCTCCGCGAAATCGAAGGTGGGCGTGGCGACCTCGCCAAAGCCTAGGTCGATGCGACTAAAGATGTCTCCGGCGTAGTCGCTCACGACGGCGGTGCGATAGCCGGCCTTCGCAAGATTGGCGGGCAGGGCGTCGAAGTCCCGAGCGCGCTCTCGCCAGGTCGGAAACATCGTGGTGATGCCGTGGTGGTGCGCGTAACGCCCCGTGAGCAGCGTGACCCACGAAGGAAACGTGCGAGGCAGCGAGACGTAGGCGCGCTCAAAGCGAGCGCCTCGCGCGGCGAAGGCGTCGGTCTTCGGCATCGTGCGCGCGTTCAGGCGGTCGGCGCGAAGCGAGTCGGCCGCGAGAATGAGCACGTTCATCGGCCGAGCCTCGCGCATCGCCAAGGCGCGGTCTCTTGGCGCTGCCGTTGGTGCTGGCGCCGGCGTTGGCGCCGGCGCTGGCGGCGCTGCGTGCATCGAAAGGAGCGCCGCGAGGAGGCCGAGCGCGTGCGTCCCGCGACCAAGCGCTTGCCGCAACACGACTCGATAGCGAGGCCACGCGCGCGGAAGGCCCAGACCGTAGGCGACGAAGAGCGCGGCGCCGAGGGACGCGATCAGGAAGGGACCGAAGACGTCGGTGACCAGCACCTGCGTCGTGCGCCAAATTCCTCCGTGCGCATAGAAGCGGTCTGCGTAGAGCTGCGGCCTTCGCGCCATGGCCTCGAAGAGAAACCACGCCTCGAGCGCCAAGGTGATCGCCAAGGCCCGCGCGAGGCGCCAACGCGGTCCGCCACGGCGGCCCACGCCAGAGCGCTCGAGCATCGCGTCGTGAACATCGACGAGCACGCCGGCGGCGCCGCCGAGCACGAGACCGATGCACGCGGCCGCCGCCACGATCGCCACCATCACGCGCCTGATCTCTCCGGCGAACTGCTGCTGGACGATGCGCGCGATGGCTTCGGCCTGCGCGCCAAGCGCCGCATCGTGCTCGGCGACGACGGGTTCCTTTGCCGCAAGACTCGCGAGGAGCAGCATCGTCAACGCGCCGAGCACCGGCGGTGACGCCACAAAGGGCAGTGCGCGCTGCAGGCGAAGGCGGAGCACGAAGGCCCGCGATTGTACGTTTCATGCGCAGCGGCGTCACCCCCGCCGCACGTCGTGTCGTTCGCTACCGCGTCGCCTCAGCCACCGACCGTCACCTTGCGCTTGGTGAAGATGCACTGGCCGTCCTTGGTCGAGCAGATTCCCACGCTCACCTCGGCCTCTCCGGCGGGGACGCCAAGGATCTTCGCGTTCGTAGGCGTGAGCTTCACTTTGTCTTCGCCTTTGATCACCACGGCGCCGACGGTCGCCTTCCACGGGTACTTCTCGTTGATGTGCCAGTTCCCCTTGGCCGTCGCGACGATCTCCCCCTTGCCGGCGACCACGTCGACCTTGTCCTCGTGTTCGGCGCTCGCGACAGCCGCGACAGCAAACGTTCCAAGGGCGAGGAGGGTGACGAAGACCTTGCGCATGCGCATCGAGGGGGTCCTTTCCTTTTTGCGCGACGGCGCCGCGCGGGGGAGACAGAAAGAATGGGGCGAATGGGCGCGTTCGGCAAGCGCGACCGCGCTCCGCGCCCAATGTGCGCGAAGCCCGGGTTGGCTGAATGAGGCTGCGCCCACGCGTTAGACGGCCTCCGCGGCTAACGCTTCAACGGCGGACAAACACTCTCACGAACCGCGTTTTTTACCGGTGGAAGCGAGCGGAGGTAAGCGATGATCGAGGCGACCTCGTCTTCGGGCATCGTGAGGTAGTGCTGCATCTGAGGGCAGAGCTTGAGTCCGTCCTTGTCGATGCCCTCACGAATGGCGTAGCGAAGCTGAGAGTCGGTCCACGAGCCAATGCCCGTCTCTGGGTCCGGTGTCAGGTTCGGGGCGTAGAGGTCGATGCCCGCGGGTTGCCCGCCGAGCTTGGCCGCCGAGCCGGCCATGTTGGCGCCATGACAGTCGGTACACTTCCGTGTCCCGACGGCCGTTTGCCCTGTCGCGGGAGAGGCAGGTCCGGTGGGCGCGGCGCCACCGTCTGCAGGTGGCGGCGCAGACACGGAACCGGGCGGACCGAGCGTCTCCTCGCTGGAACAGCCCAGGAGGGCCACCAGCGAGAAGAGCACGCGAACGAACTTTACTGACCGCACAGCTTGTTTTGATACTTCGTAATCGCCGCATTCACAAATGCGTCGATGCGCTGCTGCATCTCGGTGTTGATGGTGTACATCGGGTGGCTGTAGGGCCGGTCCGTTGCCGTCGCCTGTCCCTTGAGCGTGATGGCGTTCGAGGCGATCGGCGTCGTGCCGTTCAAGCCCAAGTACTTGACGATGAACTTCGTCTTCTTGGTCTCGACGAAGGTGTTCGTGTCGAGCGCGCTGCCCACCGCCATGTAGAAGTTGCCGTCGCCGCCGAGGTGGCACGTTCGACAGGGCGCGTTGTTACACCCGGTGCAGTTGTTTTCGTCCTCGTTGTTGCGCTGCTGGGTGCGAAGCTGACCGAACTGAATGGCGTCGAAGAGCGCTTGGTCGAGGCACCCGCCCATCTTCTCGAGGATGTTGACCGGCGCCGCTTGGCCGACGCGCTCCTGAGCCTCCATCGCGAGCCACTGGTTCACGAGCGTGAGTTGGTTCGCGTCCAAGGCCGGCGCACCCCCGCCGGCGTGCGAACCCTTCGTGACGAAGAGGCTGTTGGTCACGATGAGACCGCGGCCATCGAGACCCGCGTAGGAGCTGGCGGCGTCGGCCCCTAAGAACTTCGGCGCCCCGAGGTTTCCCGTTGCATGGCACGTTACGCACGCGCCGATGGCGGGGAAGACCTTGCTGATGAAGTTCTGCCGGGCCGGAGAGGCCAAGCTTCCGGGCCCCGTCGCGGGAACCGGTTGAGCCGCGCCCGTACCTGGGTTCGTGGTGCTTTGCGCACCAGCCGTCGTGGCACCCGCGCCCGGCGCCGGGCTTGCGGGAGCGCCAGGCGAGGCCGCCGGTCCGCCAGCGCCTGCACCGTCGTAGCCGTCCAGGGTCGTCGGCGACGAGCAGGCCGCGAGGGCCCCCGCGCCGATCGCCAGAACGAGGAGCGCTGTGCCTCGCATCATTGCGCCCTCTTGCTGCTGCTGCGCCGGCGACGCAGGCCCGCCACCAGCCCGAGGCCGAGCAGCGTGGCGCCGATGGCCGACGAGGCTTTCCGAGGCGAAGAAGAGCAGCCGCCGCTGCTGAGGTCCGCGCCACCGTAGTCACCGGTGACGGTCCCGCCGGGGCCGCCGGGTACCGGATTTCCGAAGGCGTCGACTCCGCCTTGGACCTGCGGCGCGGGCGCGTTGACGACCGGCAGCGGGCCCGGTTGAACGTTCTCCGTGGCAGGCCCGGGGACCGGCGTCACCTTGGGGTCCCACGTCGCCGGCACGAGCGAGACCCATAGGCTCTCGCGGTTCGCCGCAGGGAGCTCCGCGTAGCCCGGGAGCGCCGACAAGAAAAACGTCTTCACCTCGGGCATGAAGCCCGCGGCACCCTTGCCGTAGCCGGGGTTGGGCACGCCACCGATACCGTTCAGGAAGCCTGCACCTTGGTTGTTCGGGTTGCGCTTGCCGCGAGCCGGGAGGTTCGCAACGTCGGCGAACTTCGAGACTTGAAAGAGCATGGCCGGGTCGACCGTCGGCTTGCCCACGCCGTCGACGCTGACGATCTGCAGCTTGCCGTCGCCGGTTCCCGTGGAGGACCCGCCCATCACACCGATGGCCGGCTGCCCTGCGCCAGGACCGAAAGTCGTCGCAAAGCTGAAGGCGTGGCGTTGGTAGGGAGCCACCGTGCGGATCTTGTTCACGACCGACAAGTCCGACAGCTTGATGATGGCCATGATGGACTGGTTGGCGCCACCGGTGTGACCGTTGCCGCCGTTGTTCTTGCCGGCCTTCTCGCTCTCTTGGTAGCCGACCGCCGCGAGGCCGTTGCCGAGGAGGACGGCGCCCGACGGCTGCACTGTATGAATGGTCTTGTTGTTGACCTTCGACTTCTCGGCGATGAGCTTGCTCTGAATCTGCTCACCGGTGTTGGCGTTGAACTCGACCATGCGAATCGCGTCGGACGGCTGGTTGTTTCCGTCGACGCTCACGAGGTAGGCCGACGTCGAGCCGGGCGCCGGGCAGGTCACCTTGGCGCGATTGTGCGTGGCGTCTTGCACGAGCTCCTTGATGTACGGGACCGTCACGTTGACTCCGCCAGCGGCACCGGGCTCCACGACAACCTGCGCCGCAAAGGCGTCGTTGTTGTTGCGCTGCATGCCAATCAAGAACTTCGCGCCACCGGTCGGGGTGGCGCCCAAATCACAAGCGCTGTGCGGTCCCCACTGCTGGTCGTCTTGCATGTCGCCGAGCGTGATGATGTTCGTCGGCTTGTCCTTCTTGTTCTGCCGCGTCGAGTTCTCGATGGTGACGGTGGCGCCGGTCTCGTCGACGACGAAGGCGCTCGTTTGCGGGTTGCCGTTGTTGCGGCCGTTGTCCTCGGTGGCGATGAGCGCAATGCCATAGACCTTGCTGCTCATGTTGAAGAGCTTGAGCTGCGGTCGCATGAAAGCGCGCTCGCCGTTGAGCGTCGGGAACATCTTCATCGACGTCGCCGGCGACGTCACGAGCCCTTTGTCGGCCGTGAGGTCGCCGATGTAGATCCCGCCCTGCATGTAGCTGCCGGCGTTGTTCGGCTGCGCCGACGACACGGTTCCGAGAACCGCGATGCGCACGTTGCCGTTGGGCAACGGCAAGAAGGCGGGGTCGGCGTCCATCACGCCAGCACCGGTGTTCTTCCCTACCGGCTTGTTCGCGGGCCCGTTGGCCACGCGGTGCGCGAGGTAGGTCGCCGTCGGCATGAGCACGGTCGGCTGCGCGGGAGCCGCGGGCGCCGTCTGAGCGCTGACAGGAGCGCTGGTAGCGGCCGAAAATCCAAGCCCCGCCACGATCCCAAAGGCCAGTGTTGTTCCGCGCTTCTTCATGTGGAGTTTCTCCCTGTGCTTGCGTGCTTGCAGATGGGAAGTGCCGGCGGGGGCGTGCCGACCCTTCGAGGATTCATTGAGCGCTGGCCACCGAGGCCAGCCGGGTTTCTTCGGACGCGGAGACCGCGGCCGAGATGGCTTCTGAAATCGGAGTAAGAGAGCGCTGCCGCGGTTGCGTGCCGACGTGCACGAGGACCGCCGTGACGTCCGTCTCCGCTGCGGAGACCGGGGCGTCCGTCGACTGAAAGGACGGGGGCACACCAAGCTTCACACGCCCGTGCTGGTGAGGCGGAAGGACGAACCTCGCTTCGGCCTCTCGCGCGATGAGCTCGCGGCCCGTGGCCCGACCGATCAGGTCATCTCCGAGGAGGACGTCGACGGAGGCGGCCTTCTCAAGGTCGACGCCATAGCTCGCCATGAGCTTGGTCAACGCGAATTGGGGCTGCCCATCTTGGGACTTGCCGACGATGAGGTCGTCACCAAGACGGCGGCGCTTCACCTGCCCAACGAGCTTGCCGTCAACGTAGACGCGCGTGCCCTTCGCGAGTTTGTCCTCCGCGTAGGGGACCTTGTCGCTGCAGCGGCCTGCCTCGAGGTAACAGGCGCGCTCTTTCGCGACGACCGGCGCCTCCTTATCGACGAAAACAAACAGCTCGCGAATCTCGTCGGAGCGGAAGAGGTTCTTGAGGCCCTGAGTGCTCCAGAAGGTCCGGGCGATCCCGGTCTCCTTGTCTTGGAAGTGGAACAGGAAGCGGTCCGGGTCCTTCGCGAGCTCGTCGGCCTCGAGGCTCGCCACGCGGAATCCGTTGCCACGAACATGGACGGCACGGAGCCGAGCCATCGGGACGCCAACGGCGGCGAGGTAGTCGTGCAATCGATAGAAGCGAACCTCGCGGTTGCTCGCAGTGCCGCGCGGCACGAGCGACGAAGGCAATTCGCCGAAGCGAAGCGTCGCGACGGGCTTGCCGTCGACGTAGACCGGAACGTCGAGTCCTTCGAGCTTGCGTGCACCATGCACGCCTCCCACGGGGGCCGGCACGTCAACCGTGGCCGCGCTCTTGGCCGCGCCACCCTTGACCGCAACCGGACCGCTCGAACGCCGGGAACATCCGGCGACGGCGACCAAAGCAGCAAGCAGGACGAGAGCGCGCATCGCCTTGTCTGCTGCGAGAGACATGCCACCGGGGCGGTTCCGCTCGCAGCGTCTTGCTTCCATCGAGGGTGAAGTGGCATCCAGGTGACACCGCGATGTTCCAGTGAGGTGATGGGTCACTTCTGATCCGGGTGGTGCACGGATGCACCAGGTGATTGGTCGAGTCCGCATCTCGGGCTTTTCGCGGGGTTGGCGCTCCTCGACGCGCCGGGGTGGATCCTTGGTGCGCTAGCGGCACCCCGCCAGGACCTGTCACCTGACACGAAGGCGCCTGCCCCCAGAAAGCGATCCGAAAATGCCTGCCTCCGAGCCCTTCGAGATACCCTCCTTGGAGCAGCCCGCCCCGCCCTTCCCCGCCCGTCCCTGATCCCGGCGGCGCATCGACCGGGCTGCCAAGGAAGGTCCCAGCATGAGTAAGCTCCCTCTCGGCCTCGCCGTGATGGCGGTTGGAACGGCGGTCGTGCTGGCCGCTTGCGGCAGCGGCAACGGTGATCCCGTTATCGAGGGCGATGGCGGCCTGGTCGACGGCGACAACCCCTTCGCCGAAACCGGGACTGGCGGCTGCGTCGCGAAGACGTGCGCCGAGATCGGGGCCGAGTGCGGGCAGCAGGGCAATGGCTGCGGGCAAGTCATCGATTGCGGCTCCTGCCAGACCGGGTTCTGCGGTGGCGGCGGGCCAAGCAAGTGCGGCGACGGCATCGGTGATGGCGGAGTCCAGTGCACGCCGAAGAGCTGCGCCGACTTGAGCGCCGGCTGCGGTCCCCAAGGCGACGGCTGCGGCGGGGTCATCCAGTGCGGCAACTGCGCCGCGCCGAAGTTCTGCGGCGGTGCCGGCCCGAGCCAGTGCGGCACCGGGCTCCCCGATGGCGGCGTTGGCGACGGCGGCGCGCTGTGCAAGCCGACTACGTGTGCAGCCCTCGGAAAGAACTGCGGCCCCGTGGCCGATGGCTGTGGGGGGCTGCTGCAGTGTGGCACGTGCCCCGGCGGCCAAGTGTGCGGTCTACAGACGCCCAACGTCTGTCGCGGCACACTGTCCGACGGCGGCATCGCCTGCACGCCGAGAACGTGCGCGTTCTACGGCGCGACATGCGGTCAATTGGGCGACGGGTGCGGCGGCCTCACGGCTCCCTGTGGCACGTGCACGTCGCCGCAATTCTGCGGCGGCGGCGGCTTCAGCAAGTGCGGTGCGGGCGACGCAGGCGTCGTCGACGCGGGGTGCACGGGTCTCTGTCCGCAGATCGC from Myxococcales bacterium includes these protein-coding regions:
- a CDS encoding sulfatase, with translation MLRLRLQRALPFVASPPVLGALTMLLLASLAAKEPVVAEHDAALGAQAEAIARIVQQQFAGEIRRVMVAIVAAAACIGLVLGGAAGVLVDVHDAMLERSGVGRRGGPRWRLARALAITLALEAWFLFEAMARRPQLYADRFYAHGGIWRTTQVLVTDVFGPFLIASLGAALFVAYGLGLPRAWPRYRVVLRQALGRGTHALGLLAALLSMHAAPPAPAPTPAPAPTAAPRDRALAMREARPMNVLILAADSLRADRLNARTMPKTDAFAARGARFERAYVSLPRTFPSWVTLLTGRYAHHHGITTMFPTWRERARDFDALPANLAKAGYRTAVVSDYAGDIFSRIDLGFGEVATPTFDFAELIRQRALERQTPLLPFLDTALGRAAFPTIREFQTAADPRVVADEARAVLRGREPFFATVFLSAAHFPYAAASPYYKRFTDPAYRGRFKYHKPVGLAGEAELDADDVRQVRALYDGAVLSVDDAFAQILRELEDRGLAERTIVVVTADHGETLFEHGRWHGHGDHLFGDEGVHVPLVMVDPRANKGVRARQVVRDVDLAATLYELTGTRAAGELDGRSLAPLLAGATLEPKVAVAESELWMGDTPGIPAALRMPVPPVTRLLSLDTEHHSEIVLREDARALTTMARHRMARDERWKLLYIPTREGVVFRLFDTENDPAELVDIAAKHPAEVARLKGELFRATLMDKRLEQRGDYLLPRE
- a CDS encoding c-type cytochrome — translated: MRSVKFVRVLFSLVALLGCSSEETLGPPGSVSAPPPADGGAAPTGPASPATGQTAVGTRKCTDCHGANMAGSAAKLGGQPAGIDLYAPNLTPDPETGIGSWTDSQLRYAIREGIDKDGLKLCPQMQHYLTMPEDEVASIIAYLRSLPPVKNAVRESVCPPLKR